The Anopheles coluzzii chromosome 2, AcolN3, whole genome shotgun sequence genome window below encodes:
- the LOC120950891 gene encoding uncharacterized protein LOC120950891: MTPPVPLIRRKSPAGEANHWRGMASAPSLSVVSEARSSKNAKRKMMSLQACQVVLLLVCVTATVHGAIHEIKQNGNRYKIEKVTDSSLKQALASLRQSAWNVKELDLSGNPLSQISAADLAPFTKLELLNLSSNVLYETLDLESLSTLRTLDLNNNYVQELMVGPSIETLHAANNNISRVSCSRGQGKKNIYLANNKITMLRDLDEGCRSRVQYLDLKLNEIDTVNFAELAASSDTLEHLNLQYNFIYDVKGQVVFAKLKTLDLSSNKLAFMGPEFQSAAGVTWISLRNNKLVLIEKALRFSQNLEHFDLRGNGFHCGTLRDFFSKNQRVQTVAKQTVKKLTGQNEEECTVPTLGHYGAYCCEDLPAPFADRLIALKRKEHALLSGQGSETERLECERENQARQREIDALKEQYRTVIDQVTLRKQAKITLEQKKKALDEQVSNGRRAHAELDGTLKQAVGLIELQHATEEQSPLQLLRAIVKRYEEMYVEQQSVQNNAIRDWDMYQHKETQLAEENARLKKLNGEADLALASANATLQELVVREQNLSTQLG; the protein is encoded by the exons ATGACCCCGCCGGTACCGCTTATCAGGAGGAAATCCCCGGCGGGCGAAGCTAATCACTGGCGAGGCATGGCATCTGCACCATCGCTGTCAGTAGTGAGTGAAGCGCGATCGAGTAAGAACGCGAAACGAAAGATGATGTCGTTACAGGCGTGCCAAGTCGTCCTATTGCTCGTATG TGTAACAGCAACGGTGCACGGTGCAATACACGAGATAAAGCAGAATGGAAACAGGTACAAGATCGAGAAGGTAACGGACAGCAGCCTAAAGCAAGCGCTTGCAAGCCTTCGCCAGTCGGCGTGGAACGTAAAGGAGCTTGATCTGAGCGGCAATCCCCTGAGCCAGATAAGCGCAGCTGATTTGGCGCCGTTCACAAAGCTGGAGCTGTTGAATCTCTCCTCGAACGTGTTGTACGAAACGCTGGATCTGGAGTCGCTCTCCACGCTGCGCACCCTCGATCTGAATAACAACTACGTCCAGGAGCTAATGGTTGGACCTTCAATTGAAACGCTGCACGCAGCGAACAACAATATTTCGCGTGTGAGTTGCTCGCGGGGTCAGGGAAAGAAGAATATCTATCTCGCGAACAATAAGATCACCATGCTGCGTGACCTCGACGAGGGATGCCGCAGTCGTGTGCAGTATCTGGATCTGAAGCTAAACGAAATCGATACGGTGAACTTTGCCGAGCTTGCCGCTTCCAGTGACACGCTCGAGCACCTTAACCTGCAGTACAACTTCATCTACGACGTTAAGGGACAGGTCGTGTTTGCGAAGCTCAAAACGCTGGATCTGTCGTCGAACAAGCTTGCGTTTATGGGTCCGGAGTTTCAGTCAGCGGCCGGCGTGACCTGGATCAGTCTGCGCAACAACAAGCTGGTACTGATCGAGAAAGCGCTAAGGTTTTCGCAAAACCTCGAACACTTTGACCTGCGCGGCAACGGGTTTCACTGTGGAACGTTGCGTGATTTCTTCAGCAAAAACCAACGCGTACAAACGGTCGCAAAACAAACCGTCAAAAAGTTGACCGGTCAGAATGAGGAAGAGTGTACCGTGCCAACGCTTGGCCACTATGGGGCGTACTGCTGCGAGGATCTGCCGGCACCGTTTGCCGACCGGCTGATCGCGCTGAAGCGCAAAGAGCACGCGCTACTCTCTGGCCAAGGCTCGGAAACGGAGCGGCTCGAGTGTGAGCGGGAAAACCAGGCCCGCCAGCGGGAGATCGATGCGCTCAAGGAGCAGTACCGGACGGTGATCGATCAGGTGACGCTCCGAAAGCAGGCAAAGATTACGCtagagcagaagaagaaggcgCTCGACGAGCAGGTGTCCAATGGTCGCCGGGCACATGCTGAGCTGGACGGAACGCTCAAGCAGGCGGTAGGACTGATCGAGCTGCAGCACGCAACCGAGGAGCAGAGTCCGTTGCAGCTGCTGCGCGCGATCGTCAAGCGGTACGAGGAGATGTACGTCGAGCAGCAGAGCGTGCAAAATAATGCCATCCGCGATTGGGATATGTACCAGCATAAGGAGACGCAGCTGGCGGAGGAAAATGCACGGCTCAAGAAGCTGAACGGTGAGGCTGATCTGGCGCTGGCCAGTGCGAACGCCACGCTGCAGGAGCTGGTAGTGCGGGAGCAGAATTTATCGACCCAGCTGGGATAA
- the LOC120950892 gene encoding thiamine transporter 2-like, giving the protein MQPWLRVSLLLCVFGFFRELRVSEPFVTEFLSGEWRDIEPEQLNRDVYPIGTYSQVALLVFMFLLTDVLRYKSIIVFSACLGIVIWSLLLWTESLAALQVVQVLYGAYMASEVAYYTYIYAKISREKYQQVTGNTRAAILLGRFLSGVISQVLVSTGAMNVRDLNYITLGTQAVSLLWSFLLPPVKTSVYFYARDEDTKPTDGMVACDPVPTPQQKEQEQKAQDQLELHGDNGLDASQKVSPDRTTPNNEPNESVENGTATAKTIDAQPKARFSASRAVRLLWKHLISAYRQLPVVQWSLWWALAMAGFIQVQVYVQLLWHEIDQQQGTLFNGGAEALLTLLGAMSALAAGYIANRIFEQRALWILTVCSGLQGGLIFYSGFATNIWVAYVLYILFGTLYLFMVTMASAIVAKYLEEDSFGLIFGINMFVAVGVQALLTLATISERGLMLDPRDQFKVYGGYFLVLSIIYLIAAIAASAARVWQLRREAQAASTNAGVEGSVATAERCEPATVSG; this is encoded by the exons ATGCAACCATGGTTGCGggtgtcgctgctgctgtgcgtcTTCGGGTTCTTCCGGGAGCTGCGCGTTTCCGAACCGTTCGTCACCGAGTTCCTGTCGGGCGAGTGGCGGGACATCGAGCCGGAGCAGCTGAACCGCGACGTCTACCCAATCGGCACGTACAGCCAGGTCGCGCTGCTCGTGTTTATGTTTCTGCTCACGGATGTCCTCAG ATACAAATCGATAATTGTGTTTTCCGCCTGCTTGGGCATCGTCATCtggtcgctgctgctgtggacGGAATCGTTAGCCGCACTGCAG GTCGTGCAAGTGCTGTACGGTGCCTACATGGCCTCGGAAGTGGCCTACTACACGTACATCTACGCCAAGATTAGCCGGGAAAAGTATCAACAGGTGACTGGCAACACGCGGGCCGCCATCCTGCTCGGCCGCTTCCTGTCCGGCGTTATCTCGCAGGTACTCGTTTCCACCGGTGCGATGAACGTACGCGACCTGAATTATATTACACTCGGCA CGCAAGCCGTTTCTCTGCTTTGGTCATTTTTGCTGCCACCGGTAAAAACCAGTGTTTACTTCTATGCTCGCGATGAGGACACTAAGCCGACCGATGGAATGGTGGCTTGTGATCCTGTACCAACGCCACAGCAGAAGGAACAGGAGCAAAAAGCGCAGGATCAGTTGGAGCTCCACGGTGACAATGGATTGGATGCTTCCCAGAAGGTTTCCCCGG ACCGCACCACCCCAAATAATGAACCTAACGAATCCGTCGAAAATGGCACCGCAACCGCAAAAACCATCGACGCCCAGCCGAAGGCACGATTCTCTGCCTCCCGCGCTGTGCGACTGCTCTGGAAGCATCTCATCTCCGCCTACCGGCAGCTGCCCGTCGTCCAGTGGAGCCTCTGGTGGGCGCTAGCGATGGCCGGCTTCATCCAGGTGCAGGTGTACGTGCAGCTGCTGTGGCACGAGATCGACCAGCAGCAGGGCACTCTGTTCAACGGGGGTGCCGAGGCACTGCTCACCCTGCTCGGTGCGATGAGTGCGCTGGCGGCAGGTTACATCGCCAATCGCATCTTCGAACAGCGGGCCCTCTGGATACTGACGGTTTGCTCCGGGCTGCAGGGTGGACTCATCTTTTACTCCGGCTTTGCCACCAACATTTGGGTGGCGTACGTGCTATACATTCTGTTCGGCACGCTGTACCTGTTTATGGTCACGATGGCAAG TGCGATCGTGGCGAAATATCTCGAAGAGGACAGCTTCGGGCTGATCTTTGGCATCAACATGTTCGTGGCGGTCGGTGTGCAGGCACTGCTAACCCTGGCGACGATCTCGGAGCGCGGCCTGATGCTTGACCCGCGGGACCAGTTCAAGGTGTACGGTGGCTACTTTTTGGTGCTCTCGATAATCTACCTAATTGCCGCCATCGCCGCCAGCGCGGCCCGTGTGTGGCAATTGCGAAGGGAAGCGCAGGCCGCCTCCACCAATGCCGGTGTGGAAGGGTCAGTTGCAACAGCGGAACGATGCGAACCGGCGACCGTAAGTGGTtga